The genome window GCTTCGACGGCGCCGAGACGAAACGTGCCTCCTTCATGGATGAACGCCTCGGTGACCGCCTGGCACCCCTGGCGGGCGAGGAGAAAGCCCGCGTGGCGCTCGAGGAGAGCCCAGCGTACTCCCTCGAAGTTGATCTGAGGATATCGCTCTCGGGCTTCCGTCGAGCTCAGCTCGTCGTACGGCAGGCCGAGCTCTTTGAAAAAAGGCATGGACGGGGTGACGAACTCGTCGTCCTCCCCGAGAAGCCACAAGGCCCCAATCTCGTGGAAGAGCTTCCGATTCCAGCTCTCTTGGTTCTCGCGCCATAGCTCGAGCGAGCGCGCGACCATTTCGACGTAGACCCGGTCCGCGCCGTAGCCGGCCCGGATCACGCGGCTCTCTCCTCCCGAGCTCGCCCGGGAGTTCCCCGGGCCCCAGGCGTCGATCAGAGTCACCCGGGCACCGGCACGAAGGAGATGAAGCGCCGTCCAGCCGCCGAAAGCGCCCGCGCCAACGACCGCGACGTGAGTGGATAAGTGAGGTGGGCCGGGCTGTCCCGCGCCACGAACACTCTTCGAGATCAGAGTGAAGGCTCCGGCACCTCCGGCGACGAGAAAAGACCGTCGGGAAACGGCTGACTTCGTATCGTGAAGTTTGGCCACAGAGATCCTCCGTGAGGACGCGAATTCTATACTACGGTGCTAAGCTTGGGCGGCGCGAGTCATGGCTGGAAACAAAGC of Vicinamibacteria bacterium contains these proteins:
- a CDS encoding FAD-dependent oxidoreductase → MAKLHDTKSAVSRRSFLVAGGAGAFTLISKSVRGAGQPGPPHLSTHVAVVGAGAFGGWTALHLLRAGARVTLIDAWGPGNSRASSGGESRVIRAGYGADRVYVEMVARSLELWRENQESWNRKLFHEIGALWLLGEDDEFVTPSMPFFKELGLPYDELSSTEARERYPQINFEGVRWALLERHAGFLLARQGCQAVTEAFIHEGGTFRLGAVEAPVTAASGSLGNLSLGAEAVVADAYVFACGPWLPKLFPDILGNLIAPTRQEVFYFGTPGGDARYSDEALPAWIAPPWRERDDRFFYGIPGNESRGFKIADDTRGPAFDPTSGDRRPTAEGIQFAREYIAFRFPGLAEAPLLEARVCQYEESRDGHFILDRHPRLDNVWLVGGGSGHGYKHGPALGERVAQMVLGERRVDP